A genome region from Bacillota bacterium includes the following:
- a CDS encoding branched-chain amino acid ABC transporter permease, whose amino-acid sequence MSYLLQQAINALQLGSVYALIALGYSMVYGVLRLINFAHGDIFMVGAFLGFFAAAVMKWPFVVTLLFSMVATAALGVTIERVAYRPLRAAPRVSAVITALGVGLFLEHFTLATVGAQPRQIPRMIPLRFYPLPGDIGFSSTQAVIFGIAIVLMLALDLFVNHTLTGTAMRAISWDMRHLPLMGVPVNRIIALTFAIGSGLAAAGGILVGLAYPIIDPYMGILVGWKAFVAAVVGGIGSVRGAMIGGYILAATEVFVAAFLPSTYRDFVAFSLLLLLLVFRPTGLLGRAWAQKV is encoded by the coding sequence ATTTCATACTTGCTGCAGCAGGCCATCAACGCGCTTCAACTGGGTTCGGTCTACGCCCTCATCGCCCTGGGCTACTCCATGGTTTACGGGGTGTTGCGGCTCATCAACTTCGCCCATGGCGACATCTTCATGGTAGGGGCGTTTCTTGGCTTCTTCGCAGCGGCGGTGATGAAGTGGCCCTTCGTGGTCACGCTTTTGTTCAGCATGGTGGCCACCGCCGCGCTGGGCGTCACCATCGAACGCGTGGCGTACCGCCCCCTGCGGGCGGCGCCTCGGGTGTCGGCCGTCATCACGGCGCTGGGGGTAGGGCTTTTCCTGGAACACTTCACGCTGGCCACCGTTGGCGCGCAGCCCAGGCAGATCCCCCGCATGATCCCGCTGCGCTTCTACCCGCTTCCGGGTGACATCGGGTTTTCATCCACCCAGGCCGTGATTTTCGGGATTGCCATCGTGCTGATGCTGGCGCTCGACCTCTTCGTCAACCACACGCTGACCGGGACTGCGATGCGCGCCATCTCGTGGGACATGCGCCACCTGCCCTTGATGGGCGTGCCGGTCAACCGCATCATCGCGCTGACGTTCGCGATCGGATCCGGCCTGGCGGCCGCCGGCGGGATCCTGGTCGGGCTGGCCTACCCCATCATTGACCCCTACATGGGCATCCTGGTCGGCTGGAAAGCGTTCGTAGCAGCCGTGGTGGGCGGCATCGGGAGCGTCCGCGGGGCGATGATCGGCGGGTACATCCTGGCCGCCACCGAGGTGTTCGTCGCGGCGTTCCTGCCGTCGACCTACCGGGACTTCGTCGCGTTCTCGCTGCTCTTGCTGTTGCTGGTATTCAGGCCAACGGGGCTGTTGGGGCGAGCATGGGCACAGAAGGTTTGA
- a CDS encoding ABC transporter ATP-binding protein, with protein sequence MEGLGIQFGGLRAVNNFALRMQASELVGLIGPNGAGKTTVFNLVTGVYRPTTGQIRFDGRSLVGMLPSQIARLGIARTFQNIRLFKGLSVLDNVRAALYSRAGYSLAGAIVNSPGAGREEEAIFQRSMEVLELFGLARVATEPAGSLPYGDQRRLEMARALAVGPRLLLLDEPAAGMNPREADRLMELIRWVHQHFNVAILLIEHQMRVVMRLCPRILVLDFGEIIAEGPPEAVRQNPRVLEAYLGKEAGVA encoded by the coding sequence ATCGAAGGCCTCGGCATCCAGTTCGGAGGCCTGAGGGCGGTCAACAACTTCGCGCTGAGGATGCAGGCCTCGGAGCTGGTGGGGTTGATCGGCCCGAACGGGGCCGGCAAGACCACGGTCTTCAACCTGGTCACCGGCGTCTACCGGCCCACCACGGGCCAGATCCGCTTCGACGGGCGGTCGCTCGTGGGCATGCTGCCGAGCCAGATAGCCCGGCTGGGCATTGCGCGGACTTTTCAGAACATCCGCCTCTTCAAGGGGCTCTCAGTGCTGGACAACGTGAGAGCCGCGCTTTACTCCCGGGCCGGGTACAGCCTGGCCGGGGCGATCGTCAACTCGCCGGGTGCAGGCCGGGAAGAAGAGGCCATCTTCCAGCGCTCCATGGAGGTGCTGGAGCTTTTCGGGCTCGCCCGGGTCGCCACCGAGCCGGCCGGCAGCCTCCCGTACGGGGACCAGCGGCGGCTGGAGATGGCGCGGGCCCTCGCGGTCGGCCCCCGGCTGCTGCTGCTGGACGAGCCCGCCGCCGGCATGAACCCCAGGGAGGCCGACCGCCTCATGGAGCTCATCCGCTGGGTGCACCAGCACTTCAACGTGGCCATTCTGCTCATCGAGCACCAGATGCGGGTAGTCATGCGGCTTTGCCCGCGCATCCTCGTCCTGGACTTCGGCGAGATCATCGCCGAGGGGCCGCCCGAGGCCGTGCGCCAGAATCCCCGCGTGCTCGAAGCCTACCTGGGCAAAGAGGCGGGGGTGGCGTGA
- a CDS encoding branched-chain amino acid ABC transporter permease, with translation MGTEGLNTIRRLGPWVAAAVLLAFLQFVLPLLPVNAYHVQVLMYVGINIMLTASLNLVNGYMGEFSVGHAGFMAVGAYVSAVVMLWWVPRSLWGALFPVALLAGGVGASLVGLLVAVPSFRTRGDYLAIVTLALNMIVKSAIENIEAVGGPRGLPGIGRLTTPAWVYFWVLATLGVLRHFIYSRFGRGVAAIREDEVAAEILGINTRQVKMQAFLLAAFFAGVAGGLYAHLIQFINPRSFDIIKSTEILVMVYLGGVASLAGSVVGAATYTVLLEALRFLGLWRWVLAPLLLVLLMILRPRGILGYREFRPFIPARERAIQARALVAHAGAGGRGAPVASPASAAGAPSQGSQSAEVEG, from the coding sequence ATGGGCACAGAAGGTTTGAACACGATACGGCGGCTCGGTCCGTGGGTGGCGGCGGCAGTGCTGCTCGCCTTCTTGCAGTTCGTCCTGCCGCTGTTACCGGTCAACGCCTACCACGTCCAGGTGTTGATGTACGTCGGGATCAACATCATGCTGACGGCCAGCCTCAATCTGGTCAACGGGTACATGGGCGAGTTCTCCGTCGGCCACGCGGGCTTTATGGCCGTGGGCGCTTACGTCTCCGCCGTGGTGATGCTGTGGTGGGTGCCCAGGAGCCTGTGGGGCGCACTTTTCCCCGTGGCGCTTCTGGCAGGGGGCGTGGGGGCCTCCCTGGTCGGGCTCCTCGTGGCCGTCCCGTCGTTTCGCACCCGGGGCGACTACCTCGCCATCGTCACGCTGGCGCTCAACATGATCGTGAAGAGCGCGATCGAGAACATCGAGGCGGTGGGTGGCCCGCGCGGGCTTCCCGGCATCGGGAGGCTGACCACCCCTGCGTGGGTGTACTTCTGGGTGCTGGCGACGCTTGGCGTGCTGCGCCACTTCATCTACTCCCGCTTCGGGCGGGGCGTGGCGGCCATACGGGAGGACGAGGTGGCGGCCGAGATCCTCGGGATCAACACGCGCCAGGTGAAGATGCAGGCGTTCCTGCTGGCTGCGTTTTTCGCAGGGGTCGCCGGAGGGCTTTACGCCCACCTGATCCAGTTCATCAACCCGAGAAGCTTCGACATCATCAAGTCGACGGAAATCCTCGTGATGGTCTACCTGGGCGGCGTGGCCAGCCTGGCCGGGAGCGTGGTGGGCGCGGCGACGTACACCGTGCTGCTGGAGGCCCTGCGCTTCCTGGGGCTGTGGCGTTGGGTGCTGGCGCCGCTGTTGCTGGTGCTCCTCATGATCCTGAGGCCCAGGGGGATTTTGGGCTACCGGGAGTTCCGACCGTTCATCCCCGCCCGCGAGCGAGCCATCCAGGCACGGGCGTTGGTTGCGCATGCCGGCGCCGGCGGGCGTGGCGCCCCGGTGGCAAGCCCGGCGAGCGCGGCGGGAGCGCCTTCGCAGGGCAGCCAATCGGCTGAGGTGGAGGGTTAG